ATAGTTCCCTAGTCCTGGTGCCCAGTCTCAGATCTCTTCAAGATAAACAGTCTCATTAAtgtcctgattttttttcatcatcCAATTACCCAGCTCATCTAGGCTGGTATATCTGTTGTTATATGATCATGTAACTCTGGAAGGTTTAGAGTTAAATATAGAAACGACGAGCTAAATCAAACCCATAGTACTAATATTTTTAGTACTAACCATTAAGTGTAAGACAATCTGCATGTGTCTGCTATTCATGCGAAGTGTAGtagtaaagaaagaaattattctcATAGGGAATCTTACAGATTACCTTgcaatttcaatttaaaatgtgcaattgattttatatttgtgaCTTTAAAATGAAGGTGTGAGATAATTTGGTAAAGTGTATACATTGTACTGATTGTATTAAGATAATCTTGTTACAAGAGTGTCCGGTAAGGCTGTCAGGAGGTCTTCTTCAAGGTCTCATGACAGTTGCTTCTGCTACTGTTACAGGCTGTTACAGGCTGTGCCATTTCCCCTTTTACCAAATGAACCCCAACAGGCTCAGGAAACGACAGCTAAGGCACAGCTGAGACCAGACTGGAATATTCAAATGCAAATTTTGCTAAAGGCTCACATAGGGATCGGCAAACAGTTTTTGTAAAGAactagattgtgaagattttattCTTTAGGGCCCAGGAGGCAAAACTGAGATTCTGTAGATACTTACATAACCATTTAAAATGTAgccacttaaaaaatataaaaactgggtcgggggcggtggctcacgcctgtaatcccagcactttgggaggccaaggcgggcagatcacttgaggtcaggagttccagaccagcctggccaacatggtgaaaccccatctctactaaaaattagctgggcatggtggtgggcacctgtaatcccagctactctcgaggctgaggcacaagaatcgcttgaatccaggaggtggaggttgcagtgagccgcgatcacgccactgcactccagcctgggcgatagagagagactcagtctcaaaaaaaataataataataaaaataaaaaataaaaaaatatataaactattcTTAATTCTGGGGCTATACCAAGACAGGCAACTGGATAAATTGGTCCATGGACCATAATTTGCTAACCCTTGggcataaaatttatttatttatttatttttttattattattattttttgagacagagtctcgctctgtcgcccaggctggagtgcagtggcctgatctcagctcactgcaagctccgcctcccgggttcacgccattctcctgcctcagcctcccgagtagctgggactacaggcgcccgccacctcgcccggctagttttttgtagttttagtagagacggggtttcactgtgttcaccaggatggtctcgatctcctgacctcgtgatccacccgtctcggcctcccaaagtgctgggattacaggcttgagccaccgcgcccggccgggcataaaatttaaaaagatatcaaaataaataaatgcagagaaTAACGCAAAATTAAATAAACCAGATTTCTAAGTACAACTCACCAGACTTCACATGAGTTTCCCTGCACTGTTGTTCTTACCATTGTGTCTACTGGAACACATCTAAGGAAGCAGAAGTACTTTTGAGCAGGGCTTACAACTGTGGTGATATCAATGGGAAGGGACAGACAATTTGAAAAAGCCTCCGTCCTGACCTCTGTCTTCCTGCCAACTCTCAAATTATAGAGACTCTCCAAATGTGCTTGTATTTATTGGGGGCCCACAGTGCCCAGTGCTATGCTGAGCACTAAGAATACGGTAGTGAGCAAGACTGGGTCCCTACCCCAAGGAGCTTACGGTTCCATGGGAAGACTGTCAAGAAAACGGCTCATTCTTTTGAAGTGCGGTAACTGTTCTCATAGCAGCATGGATGCACAACGTGGGCAGGCACCCACTGCACCCAGTTTTTAGGGACTAGGAGAGACTTCCTAGAGGACATGGTGTCCAAACTGAGGCCTGATGGATGAGAAGAACTTAGCAAGAGAAATAACTCAGCAGGTGCAATGCAGTGTGTGCCAAGTCGCAGCGGTAAAAGGGAGTGTCACTGTGTTTGGGGAGCTATGAGTATTTTATACGACCATTCAATGACTTACACAAAAGATGCATTCTCAACAAAGCACCTGTAACCAGGAAAAACAAATGCCCAAAGCAACATTCCTATAAAACAGGATTTCTCAAACTTCAGTACTATTGCCACTTTCCCGGGCATTGTTGAACGTTTAGCAGCATCCCAGGTCCCTACCAACTTGCCAGTAGCAAGCATCTAGAGTTGAGGCAACCAAAAAACTCCAGACATTGCGAATGTCTCCTGGAGGGCAAAATCTCATTGAGATTGAGAACTGCTGCaaaaaaatataatgataaagaatGTCATGGGATCATTCCCAGTACACCAGCTAGGAACACTGGCCTATCCAGGTGTTCTTGTTAGGAGTAGCAATGGCTCATTGCTGCTCCATTTTGCCAAGGAGAGGAGGTGACCAGATGTCTCAGTCAGATACAACCTCCTCCTTCCACCAACCACCAATTGCTACCCCTGAAAGGTCTGACTAAGGCCTTTCATTCTGCAAGCACCGAGGGACCCCCATCCAGAAAAACCTGCTAGACTCATTCTTGGCAAGATGCAGGTCCCTATTATCTGCACCATTCCTGTAGTTTAATGTGGTTACACAAACATTTACCAAATTGTAGTTGATTCCaaagcatttgttttttattgccaCTATATAGTGCACATCCAGTTGCCAAGATGATGAACACCAGGATGTGGGTAAAAAATGGTTCCTGCTGCCCAGCTCCTCATAGAGATTGGCATCATCCACCTAAGGGAGTGTAGTGAGGGCTTTTGGCTGTATGGATCTTACTGTTTTAACACTTTGCTAATAAAAGTCTTAAGTGGCAAAAAAagtccagctacttgagaagtgTCTATATGGCCGGACTTTAGAATACAGGATTGAGAGGCAAGTACATGAGTGACGCGGATAGGGAACTAGATTCTTACCGCTGGAGGGCTCTAAGGACCACTGGTCAGGGGCCTTGTGTGCCAGCCTGAGGGCTTACTTTTAATCTTGAGGACACTGGGGAGccaatgaagaattttaaactGGTGAGTGCCATGGCCAGATGAATTCAAATTTCTACAGCACTTACATTTTACAAAGTACGTTTCTGCACACGTCGCCTCATTTAACATTCTGTAGGGAGGGtattgtttccattttgcaaCTGAGGACTTTAATGAACTCAAGGCCAGAGAGCTAATAAAGTTGTGACCAGGACTGAGTAGAACCTAGGTCTTCATTTCCATATTGCTACCTGGGTGTGTTAACTGTAGTCAGATAAAAAACATGCACAAAGAGCCAAATAGGGGGAAAGTTGAAGCCAAAGAATAGATGAAAAAGAAGCTGCTTCCAACAGGGACTAGCACTGAATAGTTCATAGATATATTTCTGGACTTACTActttttttgttattctttttttttttttttttggagatggagtctcgctctgttgccaaggctggagtgcagtggcacaatctcagctcactgcaatctccgcttaccaggttccagcaattcgcctgcctcagcctcccaagtagctgggactgtaggcaggcagcaccatgaccagctaatttttgcatttttagtggagacagggtttcgccatgttggccaggctagtcttgtactcctgacctcaggtgatccacctgcttcggcctcccaaagtgttggaattataggtgtgagtcacggCGCCCGAACTTTTTTGTTATTCTTGTTTCTAAACTGGTTATGCTGCTGCAACCAAGTTACTATTCCCTAGAGAAATAGTTTCCAATTCATGGGCCAAGACCCTTGGGGGAACCCAAGGTTACTGCAGGGGGCCCACAAATTCAATATGCATTTTCATAATGGACACTGAGAATACTACCATCTATTTTACAGGGActccagagttttaaaaaattcatttttctttccaaaagatctttggccaggcatggtggttcatgcctgtactcccagcactttgggaggccaaggcaagaggattgcttgagtataggagtttgaggctgcagtgagctgtgactgggccactgcactccagcctgggtgacagagcgagaccctgtcttgaaaagcaaaacaaaacaaaagcacaaaaaaacccacaaagggATCTTCATACTTGAAGTTTGGCGATTCCTGTGTATTTCTAAGTATTATGTGAGTATTAGCACAGGCTGGTGGGGCTTAGGGTAATGGTAGACTTTGGGTGTCCAAAAGCTCTATAGGAGAGGGAGGAATCCAGTACTTAGTATGCAGTGCCACACAGTCATGAGTCTGGAAAGGACTTGGTGAGGTGAGAGAGAGGTAGAAAGCGTCATGTTCTTATTTCCCTGCCCTAGAAAGGCAAGCATTCCAATGACTTTCCCCCACAGGCTGGggattgtatttgtttttatggcCAGAATTCAGGGGATACTTCAAACGGGtccatattttattgatttcaaaaGAGTGCGTGGCAAAAATCCAGGTACTCACCTAGAGTCCAGTTTGGAGGACAGAAAAGGGATTGTTTAAGCTCCGCCTGGGGCCTGAGCTGGAGACACAGAAGGAAATGAAATAGATGGCCCCGGGCCCTGGTTCTGTAACAGGCCAGTTATGAAAACTCTGTTtcatcacctgtaaaatggaaataacatttcTTTGGCTTGAATGAATCAAGGAATGTAAAGATTCCTGGAGTACCACTTTGCATCAATAGATGCaagttttatacatatgcatttattctttattctttttttttccgagatggagtctcgctctgtcgcccaggctggagtgcagtggtgtgatctcggctcatcacaacctccaccgcccaggttcaagtgattctcctgcctcagcctcccgagtagctgggattacaggtgccatcACCACAttcggctactttttgtatttttagtagagacggggtttctccatattggtcaagctagtctcgaactcccgacctcagatgatctgcccgccttgacctcccaaagtgctgggattacaggcgtgagccacggcacccggctccagctacttgggaggctgaggcaggagaatcacttgaacctgggggccggaggttgcggtgagccgagatggcgccactgcactccagcctgggcaacaagagcgaggctccgtctcaaaacaaaacaaaacaaaacaaaacaaaaatatacctGGGTGTACTTGAACACAAACACTGCAATACcattaaaaaatgtgatatattaatatacaactatttacatatatgtatattatatatattatatatgtaaaagttTCTACTCATATAGTAtggttcttttaattttttggtctATTTggacatattcttttttttttttttgagagggagtatcactctgttgcccaggctggagtgcagtggcgcgatcttggctcactgcaacctccgcctcgcgggttccagcgattctcctgtttcagcctcctgagtagctgggattacaggcgcccgccaccacgtccggctacgctaatctgtacattttattatttattatttttatttttttatttttttgagacggagtctcgctctgtcacccaggctggagtgcagtggccggatctcagctcactgcaagctccgcctcccgggttcacgccattctcctgcctcagcctcccgagtagctgggactataggcgcccgccacctcgcccggctagttttttgtattttttagtagagacggggtttcaccgtgttagccaggatggtctcgatctcctgacctcgtgatccgcccgtctcggcctcccaaagtggtgggattacaggcgtgagccaccgcgcccggcctaatctgTACATTTTCAAGCTAAAAGCTGGGGTATAAAAAAATAAGGGCAAATTTACTTCCATCCAACTGTGAAGGTTCACGCGGGCACAGAGAACCGCCCCCTGAGAAGGTTGCTTTTCCAGGGTTCTCGATGCGTTCCCCAAATTTCTCTTCCACCTCCCAGTCGATATCAGAGGCCACATCAGGCGCCACCGAGTCCGAAGCAGCTTCCTCCTCAGGCAGCGGCAGTGGAAGATCCCGAAAGGGACTTGGGGCTGGCCCCGCCCCTAAGTGTCTCTGTCGGGGGGGGGGTCAGGGGCGTGCCATGGGCGTGGCTAGTGCTGGCAGAAACCAATGGGAACTGAGGAGGTTGGCGTGTTTgcgcgggcggggcggggcggggcggggcggggctgcgCGCAGGCTCCTGGGCCGGCGCGGcattttctcctttcctggagCGGCCTCCGGTTCTTGTAGCAACTGAGTCCGGGTTGCAGGAGGTGTGGGGCCGCCGCCTCCAGGTAAGTCCTGGCCCGCGCCTCCTCCCGCCGGCCCCTCTTTCTCTGCGGCTCCCGGAACCCGGGCCTGGGGTAGGGTTGGGCTGCGGTTTCCTGGGAGCCTCCTTTGCAATCGGGCGTGCTCTGGGCTGCCCTTGCTTTCCAGTTCGCAGGCCGGGCGGGGCTCGGCGGGGCGCGAGGTTCGGGGGACTGGGACAGGGCTCCTCTTCTCGGGCTGCTCCCTCCTTGGGTCGGGCTGGTGCATCGCTGTTGGCGTGGGGTGATTCCTGTTCCAGGGTCATTGAGATCCGAGTGCGAATCCCGTCGTGGCATCTCTGCGTCTGCACGCGTGCCCCGGGCTTGCAACCCTGCCTGTACGTCCCTCCCACTCGTGGGTTCATTCAAACGGCAGCCTGAGCGCCCGCGAGCTTCGCATTCTGGGAGAGGGCACACCACATTCGGAATCGCTCGTGGCACATGCTAGGCTGGGAGGAAATTGCCTGGAGAGTTAATGTACCTCTGGGTTTTAAAGTCTTTCTAGGTGCAATTTCATGTAAAGCAGTTGCAGTGATTAGCATTTTTGTTCTGCGCAAGAGTAGCAAAAACAGTGTTGGCACTGCCCTGCGGATTCGGCTTGCCGTCCTACTTGGGTAGTGAGAAAGTTGAAAGGCATGAATTTTGCTTTTGGCTTTGCCGTTGCGAAGCTTTGTGACCGCGGACTCAGTTAATTAACGTGAAACGAGATGATAACTTAGAAGATTTCTTTTAAACCCCGCTTTTTGGAAGTCTGTGATGACCTTAGTTTTCTTTCTGCACCTTTAAAAAGAACAGGAAATAGGAAAAGTTCATGAAAGGGCATTATTGAAAGGGCAGTCGGTCCAGCAAGGAACAAAAATGTATGAGAGCACAGAAGCCTTAAAGGCTGTGCGATTACAGTTTAAGAGTTCAGACTGAAACGGAAACAGCAAGTAAAACTGAAAGAACGTATCAGGAATTAAATAAGAGTAacggctgggagcagtggctcacgcctgtaatcccagcactttgggaggccgaggcgggcagaccacctgaggtcaggagttcgagaccagcctggccaacatggagaaaccctgtctctactaaaaatacaaaaatagccgggcgtggtgacggattcctgtaattctagctactcgggaggctgagacaggacaatcgcttgaacccagaaggtggaggttgcagtgagccgagatcatgcttttgcactccagcctgggcaataagagcaaaactccccctctaaataaataaatattagaaacttGGAAAGCGTTCAGAAGTACCAGCAGCTAGTATTATATTTAATTACCTCCCTTTACAGCTGTGCACATGAGGTCAGGTGGGTGAAAATAAACACTAAGCAACCATATAAGAGAAAATGTAGACAGGACGTGTAACTTAGCATATATCCTAAGTGTAGGGAGAATcctttgaaattcttaatttgtATAGACATTTTCATtcagaaaacttgtttttaacctttcttgacagggtcttgctctggcacccaggctgccagagtgcagtgtcatgatcatagctcactgcagccttgaagtcctgggcgTATGTgccccttccacctcagcctgcggagtagctgggactagagtcgcctaccaccatgcctggataattttttggatttttttagtagagatggtcatctcattctgttgcctaggctggtcttggacccctggcctcaagctattctccagcctcagcctcccaagtagctgggattacagatatgtgtGACTAGCCCAGCTAacaactttgttgtttttttttaatttgtatttttcacttttttttgtatttatttatatatttatttatttatttgagatggagtttcgcttttgttgcccaggccagaatgcagtggcgcggtctcggcttactgcaacctccgcttcctaggttcaagcagttctcctgcctcagcctcccgagtaactagaattacaggcgcccaccactatgcctggctaatttttgtatttttaatagagatggggtttcacggtgttgtccaggctggtcttgaactcctgacctcaggtgatccacctgccttggcctcccaaagtgctaggattacaggtgtgagccactgcacccggcatgtttgtttttaagttaaaaaaaaaaatttgggccaggtgccgtggctcatgcctaatcccagcactttgggaggcggaggcaggcagatcacaaggtcaggagtttgagaccagcctaaccaacatggtgaaaccccatctctaccaaaaatacaaaaattagctggacatggtggcgcatgcctataatcccagctactcaggaggctgaattgcttgaacctgggagatggaggttgcagtgagcggagatagtgccactgcactccatcctgggtgacagagcgagactgcatctcaaaaaaaaaagaaaaaattattcagccAGTCACTAACAGCtaacaagtttttctttttttttttttttttttgtgggggggatagagtctcactctgtcgtccaggctggagtgcagtggcgccatcttcgctcactgcaacctccgcctcctgggttcaaagcgattctcctgcctcatcctcctgagtagctggtattacaggcatctccacctcgcccagctaatttttgtatttttagtagagacgggatttcaccatgttggccaggctggtcttgaactcctgacctcaagtgatcaccctcCTCCACcaaccaaagtgttgggattacaggtgtgagccaccatgcccagccaacagctaacatttttaaaaataaaattttttgtttcctcTCCTGGAAAATTCTATATTTATAATGCATGTATAGAATTCCCTGCCCTGCACCCactaatattttttttaacagcCTTTGGAAGATAGTGTTTGGCTGCAAAGTAGTCCCTAGAGGAATGGTCATGTGATCCTTCGGAGAGACCTTAGTTTGAATATTTGGTAGCTTTGACTAGGGAAAGTTACTTTTCTTCTCTGAGGCTGTTTGGTCAGTTGTGAGATGTGGCTGATGATACCTCTTTCATAGGATTGTGAGGAAAATGTATAGCAATGCCTGACAGCAGGTATTCAGGGATGACTGCTAGTGTTAGTAGTATGTTCATAATGCAGCAAGGAGAAGGAATGAATTACTGGGTTTTAGCATGGCTTAGAGAACATGGCTGTAAGAGGAGTGTAAAATCAGTGTACAGCCACTGCCCGACACTGGAATTTCTGCAAAGTTTTAATTCCTTCCCCGAGTTGCTGCCCAGACACTATTGACTGCTAAGGACACATGAATCTCTCTGACTGTCTTGGCTTGGCAGCCTTGGGACTTCTGTAGATCCACTTGGGATTTTTCCAAACAACTGTGTTTGGAATTTAAGGAAGTGTTTCAGGAGACTCCCCTTCAGAAAGAGctccaaaacaaagaaatgggTTAGTTTACTGAACAGAGGTTTCAACCTAAGATAACTATAGCCCTGTCACAGCTTGCTGTGGCCAGTACAACCTGGTGGACATCTACTTACTTATTCCAGTCCTAACTAGccatttgcatgtgtgtgtgtgtgtgtggggtgtgtgtgtgtgtgtatgtgttttgagacaaagtttcgcttttgttgcccaggctggaatgcagtgttgagatcttggctcactgcaacttccgcctcccagtttcaagtgattcttctgcctcagcctcctgagtagctagaattacaggcacctgccaccacacctgcctgagttttgtatttttagcagagactgggtttgccatgttggccaggtggtctcgaactcctgacctcaggtgatcgcccacctcggcctcccaaagtgctgggattactgacatcagccaccgcgcccgcccctTTTCCTTATTTGGATGTTTGCCCATCTACTGCGGCTCTCTGGTTCATATTTAAGCCAAATGATTCTTTTGCTCGGCAAACAATGACTTGATAAGTTCCAGTAATATTAACTGCTTAGAGATCTAGTCCTAGctttggaaaggaaaagagaaaggccaAAAAGTTCTTTTGCCTCCTGACtagctaactttaaaaaattgtaattgaATGGAAGTACTTGCTTATAGGATGCTGATCCGGGAGTGGACAATAATTTGTAGAAAAGTTTTATTGGTGGTACTTCTGAATGAATGGGCACGTGATTCATCCCATTTGTTTCAAAACTATGAAGAAGCAATTCCATCACATTTTTTAGCTCTAGTTGAGTATTTACATGTTAGTATTAACCGAGAGCCTCTGGATTTTAACCTAACCAGCTGAAAACTTAATATCAAAACCGACAGAGGAAAAAGTAGCCAGATCTCATTAAAACTTAActagctggccaggcacagtggctcacgcctataatcctagcactttgggaggccaaggcaggtggattacctgaggtcaggagttcgagaccagtctggccaacatggcaaaatcctgtctctattaaaatacagaattagctgggtgtggtggcacatgcctgtgatcccagctacttgggtgactgaggcaggggaatcactcgaacctggtggaggttgcagtgagctgagattgcgccattgcattccagcctggggaacaagagtgagactttgtctcaaaaaaaaaaaaaaaaaaaaaaagatggagtctgactctgttgcccaggctagtcttgaactcctacgcTCAAGACTACAGATTTCAGGGACTACGgatgtgtgccactacacctgccTTCGTTTTGCTTTTTAATCGGCAATCAGCTAAGTCTAAGAATAAGTTGAGGAAGTTAGTACTGGATGGTAAATGAATTATTGGATTTATTATTAATAGGTTCTTACAATCTCTAACTTACAGTCTTAATTATTATATGAGTTACCAATTTAATAAGGCTAGGATTTACTTAAGTGCAGTTACTAAATATTTTCAAGGATAATAGGGAGCTGATAGGAGTCTTTTGGGAAAGGGCTTGCTCTTTGGTACTGAAATACCTAAAAACATAGTGgttttcttgtttcattcttACAGAACCTTCTATTTTACTCATTTGTAACTGCTATGAATTTGGTTAGTATCCATCAACAAGGAATAATGATTAATAGGTTTATTCAAGGTGCTCTGTGGGGGGATCTTAGCGTTGGAAACTGATATTCTGGGCAGTGGTGACTCGTGGTAGCCCTCTCCTGGGAAAAGGAGACTTGGGAAGTTCCTAAACACAGGCAAAGTAAACATGTTGGGCATATTGCCTGCCAATAATGACTGAAAAgttagaaattttgttttaaaccaACAGTAGCTATAGTTGATAGTATATATACAAAAGTGTATTAGTTGTATGAGTCTCCTGTTAATGGGCATGAGGCCACATTTACCGGCTCTAATTACATACAACTGTAGAACGTGACATGAATGTGAAGGACCTGAGCTGTGGCACGAGAGTACACATCACAGGGAGCAAGGTCTTATTACGGAAAAGGAAGATGGAGGGCAACATTTGTGagtgtctttaaaatatatacgGCTTAATCCACACAATAGGCCTACAGCCTGACATTTATTTAACTTAGTGAATAAAAGTATGGCTGTACCCCTAATTGGTTGTGTTGTCTGCTGTGGTGACGATGGTGTTGGTGAAGAAAAAACCGAGACTCAGGTGAGCGGGAACTTCTCAAGGAAAGGTGTGGGGTGGCTCGACCGCAGAGTCAACCTCTTTCCTCATGCCAAGCTGCCTCACAGCTGGTAACGTAATAAGGCTAAGAGAAGTGAGCCGATATTTATAGAATATAGATTACAAGTAGCCTGTggtggctgggcgtggcggctctcacctctattcccagcactttgggaggccagggctgcaaaattacttgagtccaggagttcaagaccagtctacaaaaaataaaagaattaggcgggcatggtggtgtgtgcctgtggtcccagctacttgggaagctgaggtgggaggatcacgtgagcccgggaggttgaggctgcggtgagccatgtttgtgccactacactctagtcttcgtgacagtgtgagactctgtcttaaaaaaaataaataaaataagtagcttGTAATTTTAAGTAATTGTCATTTTACCTTATGACACAAGTTTGCAACATTTTTCTGCTGCAGTGCACCCGAGGGATGTGATGTCCCCCCAATAAGGACTCACTAAGATAGCGGTGAATGAAtagcaaatacttttttttttttttaacgcagggtctcactgtgtttcccaggctggtcttgacctcctgggctgaaacagttctcctaccttggcctcccaaaatgctgggattgcaggcgtgagccatcatgcccgctGCAAATACTTATTGTATGAAGAATAGATttaagataaaatagactttcagAAAACAGCTTCCACTGCACTACACTGAATACGTAGCACGCATACCAAGTTACCAAAGTAGCTGATTACTTCTTGAGGTCACAGTAAAAATTAAGACCACTGATAAAGTAAGCTTGGAAATTGCTGACTTGAGGTTTAGGAAATAGGGGTGCTTTGCTTTATTAAGGGGAGGCTTCCCTTGGGAATGGCTACAGGGGGTTTTGGTGATAGCACTTTCCAAATAAAACCTAGGGGAAGAGTTTGGAGAAGACACTGCCTGTGTGAgaagttacagctttatcatatCTTGCTGTTGTGTCCAGGAAAAACTGCGCTGGAGGCGATGTTTCTGTAAATCAAAGAACAGACAGTGTGAGAATGTCAGCCCTCAACTGGAAGCCATTTGTGTATGGGGGGCTGGCCTCCATCACAGCTGAGTGCGGTAAGGACCTGAGGGTGGTGGGTCACATAGCCTGCTGTGCGTGATGGTGTGTGATGTGAATGTAGTTCAAGTGTAGAATGTGAGATGATGAAATGTTTGTCTCAGAATTCAAAATGTcttttagctgggtgtggtggctcacgcgtataatctcagcactttag
The window above is part of the Macaca mulatta isolate MMU2019108-1 chromosome 17, T2T-MMU8v2.0, whole genome shotgun sequence genome. Proteins encoded here:
- the LOC106994252 gene encoding uncharacterized protein LOC106994252, whose translation is MNPRVGGTYRQGCKPGARVQTQRCHDGIRTRISMTLEQESPHANSDAPARPKEGAAREEEPCPSPPNLAPRRAPPGLRTGKQGQPRARPIAKEAPRKPQPNPTPGPGSGSRRERGAGGRRRGPGLTWRRRPHTSCNPDSVATRTGGRSRKGENAAPAQEPARSPAPPRPAPPAQTRQPPQFPLVSASTSHAHGTPLTPPPTETLRGGASPKSLSGSSTAAA